In Paractinoplanes brasiliensis, the following proteins share a genomic window:
- a CDS encoding MFS transporter, with amino-acid sequence MTVTSPPSPTVDDPRRRRAILIAVCVALMAVIASVSGLNVAQQQIALAFGASQSTVLWIINVYALTLAALLLPLGAVGDRWGRKPVLLTGLLIFGVASAAAGLAGSTEVMIAARLLSGVGAAMIMPVTLAVITSTFPESERSRAIGVWTGVAGGGGLLGMYLSAILVDVASWRWLFVLPVALVVAAAVLAARAVPDSREGHGFDVVGSLASLIAVVALIFVLHEGPVRGWTAPETLISLAVGVAATTGFVGWELRHPSPLLDVRLFRERGLASGSVSLLTVFGVQAGIFVVLFPYFQAVLGWSGLRSTFAMLPMALLMMVASGLAPRLAERAGGRATMATGIALGGAGLALMALLVSVDGGYLSVLPGMLAMGLGMGLSMTPSTEAITSSLPRSRQGVASALNDVTREFGTALGVALLGAILSAGYRSAVDSRLPGAPEPVRGNIANAVGDADLVRAARESFVDGWQQAMWAGVVVMALLFVYVVARGPAPSIARGRSASDTRGPAPSIARGRSASDTRGPAPSTSPGAARLSGEERPRDVGVEEGGVAGQ; translated from the coding sequence ATGACTGTCACCTCGCCCCCGTCCCCGACCGTCGACGATCCGCGCCGGCGCCGCGCGATCCTGATCGCCGTCTGCGTCGCACTCATGGCCGTCATCGCGTCGGTGTCCGGCCTCAACGTGGCCCAGCAGCAGATCGCCCTCGCGTTCGGGGCCTCCCAGAGCACCGTCCTGTGGATCATCAACGTCTACGCGCTCACGCTGGCCGCCCTGTTGCTGCCGCTGGGCGCGGTCGGCGACCGCTGGGGCCGCAAACCCGTCCTGCTGACCGGCCTGCTGATCTTCGGCGTCGCGAGCGCGGCCGCCGGGCTGGCCGGCTCGACCGAGGTGATGATCGCGGCCCGGCTGCTCAGCGGCGTCGGCGCCGCGATGATCATGCCGGTGACGCTGGCCGTGATCACCTCGACGTTCCCGGAGTCGGAACGGTCCCGCGCGATCGGCGTCTGGACCGGGGTGGCCGGCGGCGGTGGCCTGCTCGGCATGTACCTGTCGGCGATCCTGGTCGACGTGGCGAGCTGGCGCTGGCTGTTCGTGCTGCCGGTGGCGCTGGTGGTCGCGGCCGCCGTGCTCGCCGCGCGAGCGGTGCCCGACTCGCGCGAAGGGCACGGCTTCGACGTCGTCGGCTCGCTGGCGTCGCTGATCGCCGTGGTCGCGCTCATCTTCGTCCTGCACGAGGGCCCCGTACGGGGATGGACCGCCCCCGAAACCCTGATCAGCCTGGCCGTCGGCGTGGCCGCCACGACCGGTTTCGTCGGGTGGGAGCTGCGGCACCCGTCCCCGCTGCTCGACGTGCGCCTGTTCCGCGAGCGTGGCCTGGCGAGCGGGTCGGTGTCGCTGCTGACGGTCTTCGGGGTGCAGGCCGGCATCTTCGTGGTGCTGTTCCCCTACTTCCAGGCCGTGCTCGGCTGGTCCGGCCTGCGGTCGACGTTCGCGATGCTGCCGATGGCGCTGCTCATGATGGTCGCGTCCGGGCTCGCCCCGCGCCTGGCCGAGCGGGCCGGCGGACGCGCCACCATGGCCACCGGCATCGCGCTCGGCGGCGCGGGGCTGGCGTTGATGGCCCTGCTGGTCTCGGTCGACGGCGGTTACCTGTCGGTCCTGCCCGGCATGCTGGCGATGGGGCTGGGCATGGGCCTGTCGATGACCCCGTCGACCGAGGCGATCACCTCGTCGCTGCCCCGGTCCCGTCAGGGCGTGGCGTCGGCGCTCAACGACGTGACCCGCGAGTTCGGGACGGCGCTGGGTGTGGCCCTGCTCGGCGCGATCCTGTCGGCCGGGTACCGCAGCGCCGTCGACTCCCGTTTGCCGGGCGCTCCTGAGCCCGTACGGGGAAACATCGCCAACGCCGTCGGTGACGCGGACCTGGTCCGGGCCGCCCGGGAATCCTTCGTGGACGGCTGGCAACAGGCCATGTGGGCGGGCGTGGTCGTCATGGCACTGCTTTTCGTGTACGTGGTCGCGCGCGGCCCGGCCCCGTCCATCGCGCGCGGCCGGTCAGCCTCCGACACGCGCGGCCCGGCCCCGTCCATCGCGCGCGGCCGGTCAGCCTCCGACACGCGCGGCCCGGCCCCGTCCACGTCGCCGGGCGCGGCGCGTCTGTCAGGCGAAGAGCGACCCCGGGATGTCGGCGTAGAAGAGGGCGGGGTCGCGGGACAGTGA
- a CDS encoding SDR family oxidoreductase: protein MQINGSTALVTGANRGLGKAFAEALVARGATTVYATARRPESIEIPGVVPLRLDITDPASIEAAAAEVGELGILVNNAGISTDAPLLGPDVENVRKEFDTNFWGTLNVTRAFAPRLAGGAILNVISALSWYAFAPASNGYAASKAAMWSLTNGVRLELADQKTQVTALALAIADTDMMAGFDIPKLPPHEVVAQALDGLEAGQLEVVADKPTANVKASLSRDPALFYADIPGSLFA from the coding sequence ATGCAGATCAACGGCAGCACAGCCCTCGTCACCGGCGCCAACCGTGGTCTTGGCAAGGCCTTCGCGGAAGCCCTTGTCGCCCGGGGCGCCACCACCGTCTACGCCACGGCCCGCCGCCCCGAGAGCATCGAGATTCCCGGTGTCGTCCCGCTCCGGCTCGACATCACCGACCCGGCGTCGATCGAGGCGGCGGCGGCCGAGGTGGGTGAGCTCGGCATCCTCGTCAACAACGCCGGCATCTCGACCGACGCGCCCCTGCTCGGCCCCGACGTCGAGAACGTCCGTAAGGAGTTCGACACCAACTTCTGGGGCACGCTGAACGTCACCCGGGCGTTCGCGCCCAGGCTGGCCGGGGGCGCCATCCTCAACGTCATCTCGGCGTTGAGCTGGTACGCCTTCGCCCCGGCCAGCAACGGCTACGCCGCCTCGAAGGCCGCGATGTGGTCACTCACCAACGGTGTCCGGCTCGAGCTGGCCGACCAGAAGACCCAGGTGACCGCGCTCGCCCTCGCCATCGCGGACACCGACATGATGGCCGGTTTCGACATCCCGAAGCTGCCGCCGCACGAGGTCGTCGCCCAGGCCCTCGACGGTCTGGAGGCGGGGCAGCTCGAGGTCGTCGCCGACAAGCCGACCGCCAACGTGAAGGCGTCACTGTCCCGCGACCCCGCCCTCTTCTACGCCGACATCCCGGGGTCGCTCTTCGCCTGA
- a CDS encoding nitroreductase family deazaflavin-dependent oxidoreductase, protein MGRYRWFAATGRFLVPLDRRLIRLTKGRFSVTGWRTSPPTLLLTTRGRRSGLPRERPVLYARDGDAFVVIGSNWGQDHHPSWSVNLLADPQATVTIGGESTAVRAVLVEGQERERLWPLLLRVWPAFRDYDARADRALRIFRLEPVTTPNHEPAG, encoded by the coding sequence ATGGGTCGTTACCGGTGGTTCGCCGCCACCGGGCGGTTTCTTGTGCCGCTCGACCGGCGGTTGATCCGGCTCACCAAGGGACGGTTCTCGGTGACCGGGTGGCGCACGTCGCCGCCGACGCTGCTGCTGACCACTCGGGGGCGCAGGAGCGGGCTGCCGCGCGAACGGCCGGTGCTGTACGCGCGCGACGGTGACGCGTTCGTCGTGATCGGCTCGAACTGGGGGCAGGACCATCATCCGAGCTGGTCGGTGAACCTGCTGGCCGACCCGCAGGCCACGGTCACGATCGGCGGGGAGAGCACCGCCGTACGGGCCGTGCTGGTCGAGGGCCAGGAACGGGAACGGCTGTGGCCGCTGCTGCTGCGGGTGTGGCCGGCTTTCCGCGACTACGACGCCCGCGCCGACCGCGCCCTGCGCATCTTCCGCCTCGAACCGGTCACCACACCGAACCACGAGCCGGCCGGGTAA
- a CDS encoding ABC transporter permease, translating into MRSLRRKRLQTLVIALVSAAAVTATVLGAGLLVASRAPFDNSFAAQRGAHLTVQLAPGVQPAEVPGVVASAGPYPVLDLPLQGPSLTVVARAEPGGAVDRIEVTEGRWATGPDEIVIGDGGFRMPLGERLTTRDGVTLKVVGVARSVSATATAWVSPSAVDKLGRVQGTQMLYRFAAAGTAAEVETARAAVEAALPAGAVAGARSWLDVRQQAVEQAAVFVPFLVAFALLGIVMAVLVVGTVIAGAVGAATRRIGILKALGCTPAGIVRAFVAQALIPAAAGGVVGALAGNVIALPVLAETEQLYGSSGAAIAWWVTLVATGGVLAVVAVSAWAAALRAGRLRTVDAIAVGRATGPVRGRWAGRLAARLPLPRPVALGLARPFARPVRTTAILLAVATGAAAVTFATGLAASLVRIQSAIEQDNADVFVAGPPGAATDALPVITAQAGTRAAYGLGQAPGTAPGVSDPFSVTAISGDAAWDGFVMVSGRWFTAPGEAVAGAQFLSATGARVGDTVQIKVENQPVRLHIVGEVFETSGGVFTAAATIPDLRPGEWRIALTGGTDKNAYTDALNAALAGRDLSAHPNGGEIDPLLAVVQGLTLTLTLLLLAVAALGVLNMLVLDLRDRVHDLGVHKALGMTPRQTVAMVIASVAGVGLLGALLGVPAGITMQRLVVPAMAASGGLNLPDSLLDVYGPMLLAGVALGGPVIALLGALLPAGWAARTRTATALRTE; encoded by the coding sequence ATGAGGAGCCTGCGGCGTAAGCGGCTGCAGACCTTGGTGATCGCGCTGGTCTCCGCGGCCGCTGTCACCGCCACCGTGCTGGGCGCGGGCCTGCTGGTCGCGTCGCGGGCGCCGTTCGACAACTCGTTCGCCGCTCAGCGCGGGGCGCACCTCACCGTCCAGCTCGCCCCCGGTGTTCAGCCCGCCGAAGTGCCCGGAGTGGTGGCGTCGGCCGGCCCGTACCCGGTCCTTGACCTGCCCTTGCAGGGGCCGTCGCTGACCGTGGTCGCCCGTGCCGAGCCCGGCGGGGCCGTCGACCGGATCGAGGTGACCGAGGGGCGCTGGGCGACCGGCCCGGACGAGATCGTGATCGGCGACGGCGGGTTCCGCATGCCGCTCGGCGAGCGACTGACCACCCGCGACGGCGTGACGCTGAAAGTGGTCGGCGTGGCCCGCTCGGTCAGCGCCACCGCTACGGCGTGGGTGTCACCGTCCGCCGTGGACAAGCTCGGCAGGGTCCAGGGCACTCAGATGCTGTACCGGTTCGCCGCCGCGGGCACGGCCGCCGAGGTCGAGACCGCTCGCGCCGCCGTCGAGGCAGCCCTGCCGGCGGGTGCGGTCGCCGGCGCGCGGTCCTGGCTCGACGTCCGGCAGCAGGCCGTCGAGCAGGCCGCCGTGTTCGTGCCCTTCCTCGTTGCGTTCGCGCTGCTCGGCATCGTGATGGCGGTGCTCGTGGTGGGCACGGTGATCGCCGGCGCGGTCGGGGCGGCCACCCGGCGCATCGGCATCCTCAAGGCGCTCGGCTGCACCCCGGCCGGGATCGTCCGCGCGTTCGTCGCCCAGGCTCTGATCCCGGCGGCCGCCGGCGGGGTCGTGGGCGCGCTGGCGGGCAACGTGATCGCGCTGCCCGTGCTGGCCGAGACCGAGCAGCTGTACGGGTCCTCCGGCGCGGCCATCGCCTGGTGGGTGACCCTGGTCGCGACAGGCGGGGTGCTCGCCGTGGTGGCAGTGAGCGCCTGGGCGGCGGCGCTGCGGGCCGGACGGCTGCGCACCGTGGACGCCATCGCGGTCGGGCGCGCGACCGGACCCGTACGCGGCCGATGGGCGGGACGCCTCGCCGCCCGGCTGCCTTTGCCACGCCCTGTGGCGCTCGGGCTGGCCCGGCCGTTCGCGCGTCCGGTGCGGACGACGGCGATCCTGCTGGCCGTGGCGACCGGGGCGGCCGCGGTCACCTTCGCCACCGGGCTGGCGGCCTCACTGGTGCGCATCCAGTCCGCGATCGAGCAGGACAACGCGGACGTGTTCGTGGCGGGCCCGCCCGGCGCCGCCACCGACGCGCTCCCCGTGATCACGGCCCAGGCGGGGACCCGGGCTGCGTACGGGCTCGGCCAAGCCCCGGGAACGGCGCCCGGCGTCAGCGATCCGTTCAGCGTCACCGCGATCAGCGGCGACGCCGCCTGGGACGGCTTCGTGATGGTGAGCGGCCGATGGTTCACCGCGCCCGGCGAGGCGGTGGCCGGCGCGCAGTTCCTGAGCGCGACCGGCGCGCGAGTGGGGGACACCGTCCAGATCAAGGTCGAGAACCAGCCCGTACGCCTGCACATCGTCGGCGAGGTGTTCGAGACCAGCGGGGGCGTGTTCACCGCGGCCGCCACGATCCCCGACCTGAGGCCGGGGGAGTGGCGCATCGCCCTGACCGGCGGAACCGACAAGAACGCGTACACGGATGCCCTGAACGCCGCGCTGGCCGGCCGTGACCTGTCCGCGCACCCGAACGGCGGCGAGATCGACCCGCTGCTGGCCGTGGTGCAGGGCCTGACCCTGACGTTGACGCTGCTGCTGCTCGCGGTGGCCGCGCTGGGCGTGCTCAACATGCTGGTTCTCGACCTGCGCGACCGCGTCCACGACCTGGGAGTGCACAAGGCGCTCGGCATGACCCCACGCCAGACCGTGGCGATGGTGATCGCCTCGGTCGCCGGGGTGGGCCTGCTCGGGGCCCTGCTCGGCGTGCCGGCCGGCATCACGATGCAACGCCTGGTCGTCCCGGCCATGGCGGCGAGCGGCGGCCTCAACCTGCCGGACTCGCTGCTCGACGTGTACGGACCGATGCTGCTCGCCGGGGTGGCGTTGGGTGGGCCGGTCATCGCGCTGCTGGGCGCCCTGCTGCCGGCCGGGTGGGCGGCCCGGACCCGTACGGCGACGGCTTTACGGACGGAATAG
- a CDS encoding ABC transporter ATP-binding protein has translation MTDPVIDLRGVTRRYDDGPPALHDVSLTVKPGDSVAVLGPSGSGKSTLLNLIAGLDRPDEGTVTVAGTRVETLGEAASARFRRAHIGLVFQFFNLLDDLTVLDNVLLPAQLAGGSRKQAHDRATGLLHSLGIARHADAYPGRLSGGERQRVAVARALVNRPALLLADEPTGALDTASGDDVRRLLNDLHDSGQTIVLVTHDLRLAEACATRTVAMRDGRAEEER, from the coding sequence ATGACCGACCCGGTGATCGACCTGCGCGGGGTGACCCGCCGCTACGACGACGGCCCGCCCGCGCTGCACGACGTGTCGCTGACCGTGAAGCCGGGCGATTCCGTGGCCGTGCTCGGCCCGTCCGGCAGCGGCAAGTCCACGTTGCTCAACCTGATCGCCGGGCTGGACCGGCCGGACGAGGGCACGGTCACGGTGGCCGGCACCCGGGTCGAGACGCTGGGCGAGGCGGCCTCGGCCCGGTTCCGGCGCGCGCACATCGGGCTCGTCTTCCAGTTCTTCAACCTGCTCGACGACCTGACCGTGCTCGACAACGTGCTGCTGCCCGCGCAACTCGCGGGCGGTTCGAGGAAGCAGGCCCACGACCGCGCGACCGGGCTGCTGCACTCGCTGGGGATCGCCCGGCACGCCGACGCGTACCCGGGAAGGCTCTCCGGTGGGGAACGGCAGCGCGTCGCCGTGGCGCGGGCGCTGGTCAACCGACCGGCGTTGCTGCTGGCCGACGAGCCGACCGGCGCGCTCGACACCGCCTCCGGCGACGACGTGCGGCGCCTGCTCAACGACCTGCACGACAGCGGGCAGACGATCGTGCTGGTCACGCACGACCTGCGGCTGGCCGAGGCGTGCGCCACCCGTACGGTCGCCATGCGCGACGGCCGCGCTGAGGAGGAGCGATGA
- a CDS encoding sensor histidine kinase produces MQATGPLPRPGWRALLLDAALALVLGLVCFQAATDDAAILRPLPTFPPMPPDPWMPQPPQESDLGALLLVFVLCAPLVLRRRYPLGVLWATVLASVLALLSKGELQPNLYPCVVVASLIAVYSAAAHSPYRAPALASIAVAALIGLTVIDVPGGDYLPFLLLAPLTAAAGGNYVWQRRAGEDRARIAAEARAQAEALRDAVDGERARIARELHDVVTHHVSVMVIQAGAARAVLAAQPDEAREALLAVEATGRSALTELRNVMGLLSEPAAISVEAPQPGIEGLPALVGRMRDAGVPVLLTVLGEERPIPPGVGLTAYRVVQEALTNMVRHAPGATAMVLVEHGPGELRVEVTNTEPTGLAATGPTGGRGLIGLRERLAVYGGTLRAEARPGEGFLVEAVIPVESA; encoded by the coding sequence ATGCAGGCCACCGGACCCCTGCCGCGACCGGGCTGGCGCGCGTTGCTGCTCGACGCCGCGCTGGCCCTGGTGCTCGGGCTCGTCTGCTTCCAGGCCGCCACCGACGACGCCGCGATCCTGCGGCCACTGCCGACGTTCCCGCCGATGCCGCCCGACCCCTGGATGCCGCAGCCACCGCAGGAATCGGACCTCGGGGCGCTGCTGCTCGTCTTCGTGCTGTGCGCGCCGCTCGTGCTGCGCCGCCGCTACCCGCTGGGTGTGCTCTGGGCGACCGTGCTGGCGTCGGTGCTGGCGCTGCTGAGCAAGGGCGAACTGCAGCCCAACCTCTACCCGTGTGTGGTGGTCGCGTCGCTGATCGCCGTTTACAGCGCGGCCGCCCACAGCCCTTACCGTGCGCCCGCCCTGGCCAGTATCGCGGTGGCGGCGCTGATCGGGCTGACCGTGATCGACGTGCCCGGCGGCGACTACCTGCCGTTCCTGCTGCTGGCCCCGCTGACCGCCGCGGCCGGTGGCAACTACGTGTGGCAGCGGCGGGCCGGGGAGGACAGGGCCCGGATCGCCGCCGAGGCCCGAGCCCAGGCCGAGGCGCTGCGTGACGCGGTCGACGGCGAACGGGCCCGGATCGCCCGCGAGCTGCACGACGTGGTGACGCACCACGTCAGCGTGATGGTCATCCAGGCCGGAGCGGCCCGGGCGGTGCTTGCCGCGCAGCCCGACGAGGCGCGGGAGGCACTGCTCGCGGTCGAGGCGACCGGCCGGTCGGCGCTGACCGAGCTGCGCAACGTGATGGGGTTGCTGTCCGAGCCGGCGGCCATATCGGTGGAAGCGCCACAGCCGGGCATAGAGGGGCTGCCCGCGCTGGTCGGGCGCATGCGTGACGCCGGGGTGCCGGTGCTGCTCACAGTGCTCGGCGAGGAACGGCCGATTCCGCCGGGCGTCGGGCTGACCGCGTATCGCGTCGTGCAGGAGGCGTTGACGAACATGGTGCGGCACGCGCCCGGGGCCACCGCCATGGTGCTGGTCGAACACGGCCCCGGCGAGCTCCGGGTCGAGGTGACCAACACCGAGCCCACCGGCCTCGCCGCCACCGGGCCGACGGGCGGGCGCGGGCTCATCGGCCTGCGCGAACGGCTCGCCGTCTACGGTGGGACCCTGCGAGCCGAGGCCCGGCCCGGCGAGGGCTTCCTGGTCGAGGCCGTGATCCCCGTGGAGTCGGCGTGA
- a CDS encoding response regulator, whose product MTVRVVVADDQALVRTGFRMILTAAGVDVVAEAANGAEAIEAVRRTRPDVVLMDVRMPELDGLEATRRILTGASAAPRIIILTTFDLDQYVYAALAAGASGFLLKDVTPEHLVAAVLTVQDGDALLAPAITRRLVSRFARREPQTTTVHRDLATLTPRETEVLRRLAGGLSNAELAAELHLSEATVKTHVARILGKLQLRDRVQAVVVAYETGLVSPGG is encoded by the coding sequence GTGACGGTGCGCGTGGTGGTGGCCGACGATCAGGCGCTGGTCCGTACTGGCTTCCGCATGATCCTTACGGCGGCCGGGGTGGACGTGGTGGCCGAGGCCGCGAACGGCGCCGAGGCGATCGAGGCCGTCCGGCGCACCCGCCCCGACGTGGTGCTGATGGACGTGCGGATGCCCGAGCTCGACGGCCTCGAGGCAACCCGCCGCATCCTCACCGGGGCGTCCGCGGCGCCACGCATCATCATCCTGACCACGTTCGACCTCGACCAGTACGTCTATGCCGCGCTCGCCGCCGGGGCCAGCGGTTTCCTGCTCAAGGACGTCACCCCGGAACACCTGGTCGCCGCCGTGCTCACCGTCCAGGACGGCGACGCCCTGCTCGCCCCCGCGATCACGCGGCGGCTGGTGAGCCGGTTCGCCCGCCGCGAACCGCAGACCACGACGGTGCACCGCGACCTGGCCACCCTCACACCCCGCGAGACCGAGGTGCTGCGCCGGCTGGCCGGCGGCCTGAGCAACGCCGAACTGGCGGCCGAGCTGCACCTGTCCGAGGCCACGGTCAAGACGCACGTGGCCCGCATCCTCGGCAAGCTCCAGCTGCGCGACCGGGTCCAGGCGGTCGTCGTCGCCTACGAGACCGGCCTGGTCAGCCCCGGCGGGTGA
- a CDS encoding serine hydrolase, translating to MRRSRNLLIAVAAAVILGGGGLIALGMGGDDSGGAVAALTGKDKKPAGPSPEELARIERAKRAKQLDAALKQVAAETPDFSVAVIDRKTGQTYAYQGATKFDTASIVKAQILACELLKAQDADREPTESEMALAKPMIQFSDNNATTELFEHLGGKSAITKCNKRMGLTQTTVNRAWGLTKTTATDQVKLLTRLVDPRGPLDEKSRKTAFTLMNTVADEQDWGVPSVAKPGETTTVKNGWDTRSADGGLWAVNTIGRVTSPDGNVDVSVAVLSHNNPSMDSGIALVEKVAQLTREHLKY from the coding sequence GTGCGGCGATCCCGAAACCTCCTCATTGCTGTGGCGGCGGCCGTGATCCTCGGCGGCGGCGGCCTCATTGCTCTCGGTATGGGCGGCGACGACAGCGGTGGCGCGGTCGCGGCGCTGACCGGCAAGGACAAGAAGCCGGCCGGCCCCAGCCCCGAGGAGCTGGCGCGGATCGAGCGGGCGAAACGCGCCAAGCAGCTCGACGCCGCCCTCAAGCAGGTCGCGGCCGAGACCCCCGATTTCTCGGTCGCCGTCATCGACCGGAAAACCGGACAGACGTACGCGTATCAGGGCGCGACGAAGTTCGACACCGCCAGCATCGTCAAGGCCCAGATCCTCGCGTGCGAGCTGCTAAAGGCGCAGGACGCCGACCGCGAGCCCACCGAGAGCGAGATGGCGCTGGCCAAGCCCATGATCCAGTTCAGCGACAACAACGCGACGACCGAGTTGTTCGAGCACCTGGGCGGCAAGAGCGCGATCACCAAGTGCAACAAGCGGATGGGCCTGACCCAGACGACAGTGAACCGGGCCTGGGGCCTGACCAAGACCACCGCGACCGACCAGGTCAAGCTGCTGACGCGGCTTGTCGACCCGCGCGGCCCCCTCGACGAGAAGTCCCGCAAGACGGCGTTCACGCTGATGAACACGGTCGCCGACGAACAGGACTGGGGCGTGCCCTCCGTGGCCAAGCCGGGCGAGACCACCACGGTCAAGAACGGCTGGGACACCCGCTCGGCCGACGGCGGGCTGTGGGCGGTCAACACGATCGGCCGGGTCACCTCGCCCGACGGCAATGTGGACGTCTCGGTGGCCGTGCTGTCGCACAACAACCCGTCGATGGACAGCGGCATCGCCCTGGTCGAGAAGGTGGCCCAGCTGACGCGGGAACACCTGAAGTACTGA
- a CDS encoding CPBP family intramembrane glutamic endopeptidase — MSMTKVPRLLRPIGLRLFFLFVTFLAADVLLAPVAVFAARNPITGVLAGFAVAGAALVLYVRLVGWLEQRPVTELDRTTMREGLLRGLWTGLALFSALMLLIVVSNGWRFGGYGSIGDMIATFGLMAGVATLEELLFRGVLFRIVEEWAGTVVALVVSATFFGGLHLLNPGATLWGALAIAVEAGLLLGAAYVLFRNLWVPIGLHLGWNFAESGIFGATTSGSSGTVGGLLTGTPHGPAIVSGGGFGPEASIYAVLVCLTAAYFLLRTARRRGLVHRASWR, encoded by the coding sequence ATGTCGATGACCAAGGTTCCGCGCCTGCTCCGCCCGATCGGGCTCCGTCTGTTCTTCCTGTTCGTGACGTTCCTCGCCGCGGATGTGCTCCTGGCCCCGGTGGCCGTGTTCGCCGCCCGCAACCCGATCACCGGCGTCCTGGCCGGGTTCGCCGTCGCGGGAGCGGCACTGGTGCTTTATGTCCGGCTGGTGGGGTGGCTCGAACAGCGGCCGGTGACCGAGTTGGACCGGACGACCATGCGGGAAGGGCTGCTGCGCGGCCTGTGGACAGGGTTGGCACTTTTCTCCGCGCTCATGCTGCTGATCGTCGTCAGCAACGGCTGGCGGTTCGGCGGCTACGGCTCGATCGGCGACATGATCGCGACGTTCGGGCTGATGGCGGGGGTCGCGACCCTGGAGGAACTGCTGTTCCGGGGCGTGCTGTTCCGGATCGTCGAGGAATGGGCGGGCACTGTCGTCGCGCTGGTCGTGTCGGCGACGTTCTTCGGCGGCCTGCACCTGCTCAACCCGGGAGCGACGCTGTGGGGCGCGCTGGCCATCGCGGTCGAGGCCGGCCTGCTGCTCGGGGCGGCGTACGTGCTCTTCCGCAACCTGTGGGTGCCGATCGGCCTGCACCTGGGCTGGAACTTCGCCGAGTCCGGCATCTTCGGGGCCACCACCTCGGGTTCGAGTGGCACCGTGGGCGGCCTGCTCACCGGGACCCCGCACGGCCCGGCAATCGTCAGCGGCGGTGGTTTCGGGCCCGAGGCCAGCATTTACGCCGTGCTGGTGTGCCTGACGGCAGCTTACTTCCTTCTCCGTACGGCCCGTCGCCGCGGCCTTGTCCACAGGGCCTCCTGGCGGTGA